A window of Marispirochaeta aestuarii contains these coding sequences:
- a CDS encoding M20/M25/M40 family metallo-hydrolase: MVPTRNPREVLVRLLQELIRNSCVNNGNGGHESRSAESLRRFFQGYGLKAEIFEKVPGRGNLVLRIPGTDPAAPSLAFMGHTDVVPAEAADWKRDPFGGELLDGEVWGRGTVDMLNMTAAQAVGFAEAVTRNGPFPGDLLYLALADEEASGTYGARWLTDEHWDAVACDYMVSEIGGFFISGRRGESAALGIGEKGVAWIRLTARGVSGHGSIPFGSSNAIDTLIQAGERLGHLRFPHRPGLLFRSMARGASASLWEELLLTMAPLRGLGLKRIYRRSPGAARWLHAASSTTSSIGIIEGGSKINVIPGEAHLDLDIRIIPGEDLDTVLKRLKSRLRGLKDRIEIEVLEYFPPTISPASGPLVEASRLLLKDLRSDADILPILISGATDGRFWRRRGTRVYGFSLFGDEMTLDRFSGMLHGVDERISLSSLYRSLEYYTRLPGVFFSGSKGGR, from the coding sequence ATGGTTCCCACTAGGAATCCCCGGGAGGTCCTGGTCAGGCTTCTGCAGGAACTTATCCGAAACTCCTGCGTCAACAATGGAAACGGCGGACATGAATCCCGCTCTGCTGAAAGCTTGCGCCGCTTTTTTCAGGGCTATGGGTTAAAGGCAGAAATCTTTGAGAAGGTTCCCGGACGGGGAAATCTTGTTCTTCGAATACCGGGGACCGATCCGGCCGCACCGTCCCTGGCCTTTATGGGACACACCGATGTAGTCCCCGCAGAGGCTGCTGACTGGAAGCGGGATCCCTTCGGTGGGGAGCTTCTGGACGGTGAAGTCTGGGGCCGGGGCACCGTGGATATGCTGAATATGACTGCAGCCCAGGCCGTGGGTTTTGCCGAAGCGGTAACGCGGAACGGGCCTTTTCCCGGCGACCTGCTCTATCTGGCTCTTGCGGATGAGGAGGCTTCGGGGACATACGGAGCCCGCTGGCTGACAGATGAGCATTGGGACGCGGTGGCCTGCGATTATATGGTTTCCGAGATCGGCGGCTTCTTTATTTCCGGTCGCCGGGGAGAATCTGCCGCTCTGGGAATCGGGGAAAAAGGGGTTGCCTGGATACGTCTTACGGCCCGCGGCGTGTCCGGACACGGAAGCATCCCCTTCGGCAGCAGCAATGCCATTGATACCCTCATACAGGCAGGAGAAAGACTGGGGCATCTGCGTTTTCCCCATCGACCGGGACTCCTTTTTCGCAGCATGGCCCGCGGGGCTTCAGCTTCCCTGTGGGAGGAGCTGCTTTTAACAATGGCCCCCCTGCGCGGGCTGGGTCTGAAGCGGATATACAGACGGAGCCCCGGGGCCGCCCGCTGGCTTCATGCCGCGTCTTCCACAACCTCGAGCATCGGGATTATCGAAGGGGGTTCGAAGATCAATGTGATTCCCGGAGAGGCCCACCTGGATCTGGATATCAGAATCATACCGGGGGAGGACCTGGACACTGTACTGAAGCGGCTGAAATCCCGGCTTCGCGGATTGAAAGACAGGATAGAAATCGAAGTCCTGGAGTACTTTCCTCCCACCATCTCTCCTGCCTCGGGCCCCCTGGTCGAGGCCAGCAGGCTACTGCTGAAGGACCTTCGTTCGGATGCGGATATTCTTCCCATTCTTATAAGCGGTGCAACCGACGGCCGTTTCTGGCGTCGCCGGGGAACCCGGGTGTACGGATTCTCCCTTTTCGGGGATGAAATGACCCTGGACCGTTTTTCCGGAATGCTTCACGGAGTCGATGAAAGGATTTCCCTTTCCAGTCTGTACCGTTCTCTGGAATATTACACCCGCCTGCCCGGTGTGTTTTTCTCGGGCAGTAAAGGCGGGCGGTAA